From the Pseudomonas syringae KCTC 12500 genome, the window CACTGATCAGAAGTACGACGGTACGCGGATCATCTTTCTCGATACCGAAACGTCCAACTGGACCTGGGACCCGGTTGCCGGCCAGTACTTCTGGCACCGTTTCTACTCCCACCAGCCGGACCTGAATTTCGACAATCCGCACGTGCTGGATGCGGTTCTGGAAGTCATGCGCTTCTGGCTGGATCTGGGCATCGACGGTTTGCGTCTGGATGCCATCCCGTACCTCATCGAGCGGGACGGTACCAACAACGAGAACCTGCCGGAAACCCATCAGGTGCTCAAGCGCATTCGTGCCGAGATCGACGCGAACTACCCGGACCGGATGCTGCTGGCCGAGGCCAATCAATGGCCGGAAGACACCCAGCTGTATTTTGGCGACAGCAAAGGCCCGGATGGCGATGAATGTCATATGGCTTTTCACTTTCCATTGATGCCACGCATGTACATGGCCCTGGCCCAGGAAGATCGTTTTCCGATCACCGATATTTTGCGGCAGACGCCGGAAATCCCGGAAAACTGCCAATGGGCGATTTTCCTGCGCAACCACGATGAGCTGACCCTGGAAATGGTCACCGATCGTGAGCGTGACTATCTGTGGAATTACTATGCGGCCGACCGCCGCGCACGGATCAACCTGGGCATCCGTCGGCGGCTGGCGCCATTGGTGGATCGCGATCGTCGCAGGGTCGAGTTGCTCAACAGCATGCTGTTGTCGATGCCCGGCACACCGACGCTGTATTACGGCGACGAGATCGGCATGGGCGATAACATCTACCTGGGTGACCGGGACGGTGTGCGCACGCCCATGCAGTGGTCCATCGACCGCAACGGCGGTTTTTCGCGTGCCGATCCGGCCAGTCTGGTGTTGCCACCGATCATGGACCCGATGTATGGCTTTCAGTCGGTCAACGTCGAAATCCAGGAACGTGACCCGCATTCGCTGCTGAACTGGAACCGGCGCATGCTCGCCGTGCGCAAACAGCAGAAGGCCTTCGGGCGTGGCACGCTGAAAATGCTCTCGCCGTCGAACCGCCGCATTCTTGCTTATACCCGCGAATACACAGCACCTGACGGACACAGTGAAGTGGTGTTGTGTGTCGCCAACGTTTCCAGCGCCGCCCAGGCTGCAGAGCTTGAGTTGTCTGCCTATGCAGGCACTGTGCCGGTGGAAATGCTCGGCGGCAGCGCATTCCCGCCTATCGGCCAGTTAAGCTACCTGCTGACGCTGCCGCCGTACGGCTTTTACTGGTTTTTACTGGCTTCGGAGAATCAAATGCCCAGTTGGCACGTTGAACCCGCGCAGAGCATGCCGGACTTCCCGACTCTGGTGCTCAAGAAGCGTCTGGAAGAGTTGCTCGAAGAGCCACTGCGCAGCACCATGGAAAACACCTCGCTGGCGGTTTACCTGCCTAAACGGCGCTGGTTCGCGGGCAAGGACAAGGCAATCGAGAAGGTCAGCATTGCCTACGCCGTGCGCTTCGGCGATGAAGCGCATCCGGTACTGCTCAGCGAGATTGAAGTCACTGCCGGCGGGCAGACCGATCGCTATCAACTGCCGTTCGGCTTGCTGGCCGAAGACGATATCAGCAGTGCATTGCCGCAGCAGCTGGCACTGGCCCGAGTACGTCGCAACCGCGATGTCGGGTTGATCACGGATGCATTCACCCTGGAAACCTTCATCCGTGCCGTGATTCAGGGCATGCAGTCGGATACGGTCATACCCTGTGCCGACGGCGAGTTGCGTTTCGAGCAAAGCTCACAGCTGGCGCCCCTCGGCCTGAACGCCGAGTCGGAAGTGCGCTACCTGTCTGCCGAGCAATCGAACAGTTCGGTAGTGGTGGGCAGCAGCCTGGTGCTCAAGCTGATTCGCAAAGTCAGCGCCGGGACACATCCCGAGCTGGAAATGGGCGCGTTCCTGACCCAGGCCGGCTTCAAGAACATTTCACCGCTGCTGGGCTCTCTGGTACGCGTCGGCAATGACGGTCAGCCCAATCTACTGATGATCGCCCAAGGGTATTTGAGCAATCAGGGCGATGCGTGGGAGTGGACCCAGAACAATCTCGAGCGTGCGGTACGCGACGAGCTGGCACATGGTGTTTCCGGCCAGGAACAGCATTACAACGCATTGCTCGAACTCGCGGACTTCTCGCGCAGTCTTGGTCAGCGCCTGGGTGAGATGCATCAGATCCTCGCGTCGCCCACTGACAATGCGGATTTTGCCGTTGAGGTCACCAGCAGCCAGGACAGTAAGGCCTCCGGGGCCAGCGTCAACGCTCAGCTCGAGCGCGCCTTGCAATTGCTGGAACAGCGCATGGGCGAGCTGGAGAAGGACGATCAGCAACTGGTCAGGGACTTGCTCGCGCAGCGCAAGCAGATCCGTCAGCGCGTCGAAGGCCTGGCCAAGCGCTCCGCCGGTGGCCTGCGCATTCGTGTGCATGGCGATCTGCATCTGGGGC encodes:
- the treS gene encoding maltose alpha-D-glucosyltransferase gives rise to the protein MAKKPGDATFIKDPLWYKDAVIYQVHVKSFFDSNNDGIGDFAGLIEKLDYIAALGVNTIWLLPFYPSPRRDDGYDISEYRDVHSDYGTMADAKRFIAQAHKRGLRVISELVINHTSDQHPWFQKARNAKPGSKARDFYVWSDTDQKYDGTRIIFLDTETSNWTWDPVAGQYFWHRFYSHQPDLNFDNPHVLDAVLEVMRFWLDLGIDGLRLDAIPYLIERDGTNNENLPETHQVLKRIRAEIDANYPDRMLLAEANQWPEDTQLYFGDSKGPDGDECHMAFHFPLMPRMYMALAQEDRFPITDILRQTPEIPENCQWAIFLRNHDELTLEMVTDRERDYLWNYYAADRRARINLGIRRRLAPLVDRDRRRVELLNSMLLSMPGTPTLYYGDEIGMGDNIYLGDRDGVRTPMQWSIDRNGGFSRADPASLVLPPIMDPMYGFQSVNVEIQERDPHSLLNWNRRMLAVRKQQKAFGRGTLKMLSPSNRRILAYTREYTAPDGHSEVVLCVANVSSAAQAAELELSAYAGTVPVEMLGGSAFPPIGQLSYLLTLPPYGFYWFLLASENQMPSWHVEPAQSMPDFPTLVLKKRLEELLEEPLRSTMENTSLAVYLPKRRWFAGKDKAIEKVSIAYAVRFGDEAHPVLLSEIEVTAGGQTDRYQLPFGLLAEDDISSALPQQLALARVRRNRDVGLITDAFTLETFIRAVIQGMQSDTVIPCADGELRFEQSSQLAPLGLNAESEVRYLSAEQSNSSVVVGSSLVLKLIRKVSAGTHPELEMGAFLTQAGFKNISPLLGSLVRVGNDGQPNLLMIAQGYLSNQGDAWEWTQNNLERAVRDELAHGVSGQEQHYNALLELADFSRSLGQRLGEMHQILASPTDNADFAVEVTSSQDSKASGASVNAQLERALQLLEQRMGELEKDDQQLVRDLLAQRKQIRQRVEGLAKRSAGGLRIRVHGDLHLGQVLVVKGDAYLIDFEGEPARALEERRAKHSPFKDVSGVLRSFDYAAAMAVRSAQSVDTSPEAAEARKRVADTYLAQARETFIEGYRSATTGIAHAWKDAKGEDAALELFTLEKAAYEVIYEAENRPAWLAVPLQGLRGLLQSSDGESI